From the genome of Campylobacter concisus, one region includes:
- a CDS encoding cytidylyltransferase domain-containing protein, translated as MYKNNSFLAIIPARGGSKGLPGKNIKELCGKPLVAWSIEAGLKSKYIDEVMVSTDDEKIAEISKKYDANVPFLRPSELASDTATTFDTVKHTIDYYKNELKKEFDYIVLLEPTSPLRENDDVDTMIEKIVDNQEKFDSISSIGEVHEHPSIMKKILNNGYIVPFCKELKFTTRRQDNEKAYFPYGVAYIVKIKNFLEEKTFYTQRNTFYEIKRYQCYEIDDLYDFLAIENIMKYEWRLK; from the coding sequence ATGTATAAAAACAATAGTTTTTTAGCGATTATACCGGCAAGAGGAGGTAGCAAGGGGCTACCTGGAAAAAACATTAAAGAATTATGTGGAAAACCACTTGTCGCATGGAGTATAGAGGCTGGGCTCAAAAGTAAATACATCGATGAGGTAATGGTTAGCACTGACGATGAGAAAATTGCAGAAATTTCAAAAAAGTATGATGCAAATGTTCCTTTTTTAAGACCAAGCGAGTTGGCAAGCGATACTGCTACAACTTTTGACACCGTAAAACATACTATAGATTATTATAAAAATGAATTAAAAAAAGAGTTTGACTATATTGTTTTATTAGAGCCCACATCGCCTTTGAGAGAAAATGATGATGTAGATACAATGATAGAAAAAATAGTAGATAATCAAGAAAAATTTGACTCAATATCTAGCATAGGGGAAGTGCATGAGCATCCATCTATCATGAAGAAAATTTTAAATAATGGTTATATAGTGCCATTTTGTAAAGAGCTCAAATTTACTACAAGGCGACAGGATAATGAAAAGGCATATTTTCCTTATGGAGTTGCTTATATAGTTAAAATAAAAAATTTTCTAGAAGAAAAAACATTTTATACGCAAAGAAATACTTTTTATGAGATAAAGCGATATCAATGTTACGAAATAGATGATCTATATGATTTTTTGGCAATCGAAAATATAATGAAATACGAATGGAGATTGAAATGA
- a CDS encoding Gfo/Idh/MocA family protein, translating to MNFLVIGLGSMGKRRIRNLIALGYKDGIAGFEPREDRRSEVERKYNIKTFDSLEKAMGEFIPDVFIISTPPNMHMYYAYLAEKNNINCFVEASVVEAEKILELSKRIKDKKILIAPSCTMKYYPISIKIKELINKKAIGKILNYNYQTGQYLPDWHPWEKIEDFYVSNPDTGGCREIVPFELTWLNDIFGDSRPLACVRKKITDINANIDDIYHCILEHSNNVLGNLTIEVISKPRATREMRILGSEGEIVYSADNNELRYINTNMNDWNRIKFGTGTVESGYINPEEPYINELKDYINSIKEVNNGEVPTYPNRLEDDYRVLQNLYKLEEISEGRHDLSR from the coding sequence ATGAATTTTCTAGTAATCGGTCTGGGTTCAATGGGTAAAAGAAGAATTAGAAATTTAATCGCGCTTGGTTATAAAGATGGTATTGCTGGTTTTGAGCCAAGAGAGGATAGAAGGAGTGAGGTAGAAAGAAAATATAATATTAAAACTTTTGATAGCCTTGAAAAAGCGATGGGTGAATTTATTCCAGATGTATTCATAATATCTACTCCTCCAAATATGCATATGTATTATGCATATTTGGCTGAAAAAAACAATATCAACTGTTTTGTAGAGGCTTCTGTTGTTGAGGCTGAAAAAATTTTAGAATTATCAAAGAGAATAAAAGATAAAAAAATTTTGATAGCACCATCTTGCACAATGAAATATTATCCTATTTCTATAAAGATAAAAGAACTGATTAATAAAAAAGCAATAGGCAAAATCCTTAATTATAACTATCAAACTGGTCAGTATTTGCCAGATTGGCACCCTTGGGAAAAAATAGAAGACTTTTATGTTTCAAATCCTGATACTGGTGGCTGTAGGGAAATAGTTCCATTTGAGTTAACATGGTTAAATGATATTTTCGGTGACTCTAGACCACTGGCGTGCGTGAGAAAAAAAATAACAGATATTAATGCTAATATAGATGATATATATCATTGTATTTTAGAACATTCAAATAATGTATTGGGAAATTTAACTATAGAAGTAATATCAAAACCTAGAGCTACTAGGGAAATGAGAATATTGGGTTCAGAAGGTGAAATAGTTTATAGTGCAGATAATAATGAACTCAGATACATAAATACTAATATGAATGATTGGAATAGGATAAAATTTGGCACAGGAACAGTAGAAAGTGGATATATTAATCCGGAGGAGCCATATATTAATGAGTTAAAAGATTATATAAATAGTATAAAAGAGGTCAACAACGGAGAGGTGCCGACATACCCAAATAGACTAGAGGATGATTACAGGGTATTGCAGAACTTATATAAGCTAGAAGAAATAAGCGAGGGAAGACATGACTTATCAAGATAG